The nucleotide window ccTCCATGATCTTCTGTCGCGCCTGTGTAGAAGTGCATCTCGCGAACTGGTTTGCAACTTTCGTCCCGCTCTCCGATATCTGACATAGTCTTCGTGTACAACGAAAAATTTGCCTGACGCTTGCCATTATTTGCACGCAGTATATTATACTAATTTCccaataatttgttaattgttCAATAGTAACACTTTAACGAACTGCTTATAGAATCACGTCGACAAAATACGCTctggaaaagaaataaaaacgatgGCACTTGAGTCGCATGAAAATGAGTTTTTTAGTGTGGCAATAACATGTAGTCAGTAAGGCACACGGTTCAATTTGGGTCAACTGATTTGACGCTAAAAGGAACGAAGACGCAGAACGTTGAAATCAGAAATACATACAACACAATATAAAACGCGTACACATCTAGATCGAAATTTTACAACTATACGAAACGATTACAAaagttaatgaattttaatccACAACAGACAACATAATCTTTTCCTGGTAATAATCCATTTGTTCGCAATTATCAAGCTTGTTCCAGGAAGTCCTTCGAGATGCAAAATATCaacaataatgtataaataattatgccAGTTTGTCGATTGCATCACCATACACCGATGGGACAAGTTACACTGCGACGAACAGACCGAATGTAATGTCTGTAAGAATATCTGTGGAATAACAAATGGGTTACGTTTATCAGTAGATTGTATTGTTTACGTCAGATGAAATGAACGTAAATCGATAGAATGACAAACTGCCAAtgaagaataagaagaagatcAAAGCACAACATAGTTATCGACATTAACACATCGTTTGGATGTTATCTTATTTTCCGCCAAACGTAAATATAGCGGCTTCTTCGTACATTATCACAATAAATAGAGGAACGGTCTACCAAATGATTTACAGTCGTCGAGTATGACTCTACTTTATTTAACGTTTTCTACACGATAAAATGTTACCATCCAGGAAAGCTATCacttataaattttgtacgtCAGAGTATTAAACTAGATATTAATGAGTGGTCAATTTGTTCGTAAACAAGATTCTCGAAGAATCAAACATATCATTGGTATCGAACCGTTTATCGTGCCAGTTGAAACAGATTATGTGATAAATCGATGTCAATTATTTCGATCGAGAGATCATTGAACTTCctgaaaaatacgaataatcCTGTGTTGTCTGAAGCTTCTACACCTACGCATTTGGAACACCAGATGGTGCTTTGGCCTCGAATAACATTTTGCGGTAGCTTCCTGAGGATGAACGTTCGTTCGTTAAGCATTGGCGGCGACTCAGACAAACAGAGATTTAGTTTTCGCTGTTTCGCGTTTATTACTCGTTACGAGCAATAGTAAACTTACGATATCACGATAAAATGGTTGTTGAGCCTCTTATAAACCCACGAAACGTTACCTTCGCGACGAATACAGGTACGCAATAAACATCTGTTTACGTCAAGTACATTCGAAACACTTGATCGAgcgtaaatgaaaattattcgaaactaGATACTGTCTAACTTTTGACCAGATCTATGATCTCGACGGAGAACTACGCgtgtttataattttcatcgatcgatcgatttttacTCGGCTGACCTGTTGCATAGGAAAgtacaatttctaatttcatttacttttatGCAACTAAATTCGCAAACCGGTTTTAATATAGTGAATGTCTTTTGTTTCAATACCGATCGCGATCGATTAAGAAAGGTTCGATCCAGCGTCGATAAAATACACTTGTCAAGCAGAGAAAAACGTAGGAAAACGTGCAAACCTTAATGATCTTCTTGAATACACGGTGTAAATGTTAGTGCGTAGGCGTAGGACTCGAATTGTTGTTGTCGGCTTAGACGTAACGTATGAAAATTCAGAATACCGCGAACCGACGAACGACACAGAACTGGCGAAGCTTACTCAGCTAACTGACTTTCACTGACAGACTACGAGTTTCTGTTGCAAACCATTTAACTTCTGCCCGCCTGTAGATACGCCATTCCCCCACCCAACACTCTAGCAGAGGAGGCGTGTACAGGGATGGTTATTTGTATGTGAAAACTATAATGACGCTTTCACGAACGACTGTATTTTCGGTACACTTTGCTCGATTGCAAGTAATTGATTCTATCATTATGAGAGTATCCGCAACGCGAACGCATGTGTTCACTAACATCGATTAATGTTCTTTCCGCTATAGACGATGatttaaatggaataaaatttgatggaTTAGTTTGTGACAGGCCTACTATTTATTGTTAGACTTGGGTTCCTCTTATTGTTCTGCTAATTATACCCTAACTACATTCCTATGAATATTCACATTAGACTCAGAATATTTATGTTAAGACATATAAAACAGTAGAAAATCCACATTATACTGGtggatatataaattattcggagtgtttattacaatattcatGAGTATTCGTTCAATTAGACTGTATTTCTTAAACAACACCCAGTACATCCActacagaaaatattaatttactttgAGACACGGAGCCTGcatatattatgtacaataCTTGTTACACTTTGGTCCATGTTACATAATCAAAACGAACTGATCTTACCATTCGCATTATATAACCATACTCTTGTGGAATATAAAGGTGCTAAACATCGTGTTATAGCGTTGTACGAAATTGTCAAGGGAAgagtaagaagaaaatttacatCGGTATTTCCGATGGTTTGAATGATACAGAGACCAACTTGGACTTTGTATCTAAAAACGTCTCCCCTCTTGCCATCTGGTGACGGGATTCCGACCTTTTAACGCTTTATCATTCGTTGACAAAACGAACAACCTATACGTAAACTTTAGGCAAATAAGCTTTATCTATGAATATAGATAAAGcgatttaattgttaattcatTTAGCAGCGTCTTAACATCGATAACCtgataattttatgttaatcGATAAGAACCgcattttttcattgttttaacGTCATCTGTATTTAACTCCAACCATTGCACCCGGCACATAGTCGAGGGGTCGATGCGTCGGCGCGTCGTCATCGACGCCGACTCCAACGTTGCGTCCAGGTCCGTACGATAAGTGTCGTGAATCACGTGTCAAGAAATGTGAAATATCattcaaaattatatctaCTACATTTACATGTCAGATTTTTAATCGCAAGTCACTTCCTTCAAAAGCACATACACGAACATTGCAATGCATGAATATGACATTTTAAAGCACTTACGTTACTCTAGATACTTAGGAAGGTCTATTGACATAAAACAAATAGGCTATTTGAATGTATatctcgataaaatatttgaccGCGAAGTAAATTCATTTGATTAGCGGTGAAGCAAGTAGTCAAACAATTAAGCACCCTACGAGGAGTCATCCCTGTTGGCAAAGGCAACGACGCCATGTCGACGTTCATCCCTATAGCTTGGCCTCGTTGCAACCCCCGTTACGTCCCCAGTTGACCGTGAACCGCGACGAGCAAGTATATTGAGAAACGGGATATTCGTGTTATTCGTCGCTACGCTAGATCATCGTCGAACACCAGGTCACTGTCGCTAAGCGAGTCTGTGCTATGAATGAGGACCCAACCTTTTCATTTCGAggtaattataaaaagaatcgGCCTAATTGACGTGTTTGTATCGACAGATGGAATGGTTATCGTCTATCCGTCACGTCAGCAAGATTGCGTcattataaatcaattttttccacttttcgtGTCGTAGCCTTTGAGATAATACAGTCGTGGGTGATCGGTTATTATCGAAATAGCGTCATACGGAACAGAGAAATGATGACTAATTAAATCATAGTGCGTGAAAATTTTTCCTTTGTTTGTACAGCTAACAGTCGTTTTACACGACCGTATAAATATTCCATgagaaacgagaaatattCCGAGCAGAAAGACGTCACGAATATAGACTAATAGATAGTACGGTATTGAAAAATTACGGTACTATGGACGTGCACTCATCGAGTATTCCttaataaactttaataaatCTCCGAATAAACGAACGACAATAATTTACGACAACGTAGTTCGTTCGAACGcaaggagaaagaaggaataaGCGAAGGAATAAGTGTGTATTTTGCGTTTCGCAGGTCTTAATAGTGTTACTCTTATCCGTAATCCCCTGGCCAGGACCCAGCGTGTTTAAAATATCATGCCCCCGCGATCGGGCGTTCGTGGTGAGGAGGATAGTTCAGAAGgtaaagaaaatttgcaaaatgtcCATCTGTAACAACTTTGTCGCCGTGGAAAATCCTTCAACTTTCTCGAGGTTTTAGAGATGGATGCCAATTCTGAAGAGACATCAGGTAGAGCTGCCTCTGGAGTGCCCGTTCCACGAAAGTCGAGATATTTTTCGACCACAGCAAAAGGCGAAACACCAGCACAGACCGTCACAATGGACCTGCGGTCTGTGTGGCAAATCCTTCTACGCAGAGAAACACTTAGATGCCCATTTCGATAACAGACACAAAAGTAATGTTAACACGGTacgttttccttctttcgatTCGCTcgagtaaatataatttgttcgATATATAGAGTGTAGAATTGGAGATGTCACGAGTCGTTTAGAAAGCctcgtttctttcgaaattaGCATTCCGTTAGAATAATTACTATAACCTTTCTATAATTCTTATAACGGGATAATAAAGGAGGGATATGCTTCTAGAGAAAAACATCGTGTAAACTTCATCGATTTTATGAGACACCTCCCATTTTCCACCTGGCACAGAAAATCTATCGACACTCCTTCGCAACGCACACAAATAACTTCAAATACGGTAAGACCAGTTGCCAAGTGTGtcaattataaatgaaactgtTGGAGGCTAGGCGGAAGACGCGGTGTGCCTCGCGGATTACTGCGACATCATGAGATGCGACGTGCTTGGAAACCGTGATTTCGAAAATTCCTTGGTGGACGATGAGGCTGGCCACCACAGTACGGATATACAAGTCTGGAAAGAGAACACGGAGCAACGTCACACATCTGTGATGCCTTGTGAGTCGCGAGGCAGTTTCTCGGGGACGTATCCGGTCGAGAAAGCCTGCACTATCTCCGGTGGCGAAGCTGTCACCAACATTCAGCAATATTGTCATCGAGAGGACAGCGGGGCTTTAGAGAATCATCGTTTGCCAGGAACTGCATACCACGTCGAAATCGCTGGTCCGGATAACAGGAGTAACGCCTGCGACAACGGCGAAgaggacgaagacgaagaagacgaGGACGATGAAGAGAATCTCGTGGAAGCGG belongs to Bombus pascuorum chromosome 10, iyBomPasc1.1, whole genome shotgun sequence and includes:
- the LOC132911262 gene encoding uncharacterized protein LOC132911262 isoform X1, with amino-acid sequence MRTQPFHFEVLIVLLLSVIPWPGPSVFKISCPRDRAFVVRRIVQKRWMPILKRHQVELPLECPFHESRDIFRPQQKAKHQHRPSQWTCGLCGKSFYAEKHLDAHFDNRHKSNVNTAEDAVCLADYCDIMRCDVLGNRDFENSLVDDEAGHHSTDIQVWKENTEQRHTSVMPCESRGSFSGTYPVEKACTISGGEAVTNIQQYCHREDSGALENHRLPGTAYHVEIAGPDNRSNACDNGEEDEDEEDEDDEENLVEAALPAVDKKRRKGLHLRKLKANCKPEELQKLKLQCEVLIRDCIAGLLTNLSVRDFQEMEGELNRAICWYLSCDRYWEDTKKQQRHTPWYLLSIFLLVLSLSIYACYYIIWVLFNSAEEDRLDGTGSLDYTDGGLTATSSLHDQSGHGDSRTSGRRKGEPGDDNLPSNEEMPDHYIYVTYPPELKQRLLDSDLPGCSCYNRTTRL
- the LOC132911262 gene encoding uncharacterized protein LOC132911262 isoform X2; its protein translation is MRTQPFHFEVLIVLLLSVIPWPGPSVFKISCPRDRAFVVRRIVQKRWMPILKRHQVELPLECPFHESRDIFRPQQKAKHQHRPSQWTCGLCGKSFYAEKHLDAHFDNRHKSNVNTAEDAVCLADYCDIMRCDVLGNRDFENSLVDDEAGHHSTDIQVWKENTEQRHTSVMPCESRGSFSGTYPVEKACTISGGEAVTNIQQYCHREDSGALENHRLPGTAYHVEIAGPDNRSNACDNGEEDEDEEDEDDEENLVEAALPAVDKKRRKGLHLRKLKANCKPEELQKLKLQCEVLIRDCIAGLLTNLSVRDFQEMEGELNRAICWYLSCDRYWEDTKKQQRHTPWYLLSIFLLVLSLSIYACYYIIWVLFNSAEEDRLDGTGSLDYTDGGLTATSSLHDQSGHGDSRTSGRRKGEPGDDNLPSNEEMPDHYIYVTYPPELKQRLLDSCYNRTTRL